A stretch of DNA from Perca fluviatilis chromosome 15, GENO_Pfluv_1.0, whole genome shotgun sequence:
AAGTTTGGGTATTTCTGtaataaatcacagattacatCTTAAATATTTACACCACATACTTACATTTAAACGTCAAAATCCAATGAGTTCTTATTGTTTGAATTAAAGTGGCTAAAgtaaactaaaacaaaacatgtattGTAGCTattaggggtgcatgatatatcgacttaatatcgttatcgcaatatatcGAAAATGTtgcaataagtatgcaatattttatttatattgtggAGCGCTGCATCCTGTCCGTTGGCTGTGtagcttagttgtgtttgatttagagcccgcttgaaacactataatgatcatgtttcattggccagttaccatGCCACTTGCACATACACGCGCTGACGTTAGTACACGTCAGCGCAAttgatagagacaacaaaacggaactAATCTGAAAAGctaaagttgtgtcctgttctctttatttatatatttcatactgtacaaccagtaaaacatgtcatgttctgtagacatggtcgttatttatttattcatgttgtaccagtccaatatgactcgaaatatcacattttgtcaatattgtgCAACCCTAGTAGCTACACATATTCCTCTTCTCATATAGGGAGACTTCACCTACCAGTGTCATCTGACTCcagacgtttctttttttgaaaCTCTTTGGAGCTCACTGTGAACACTTTGAAACATTCTTCATtgaaatgtttctgaaaaaagGTTTGATTTTAGGTCAGGGTTGCAGTTGTAGAAACTCTTTATATTTTCTGTCAGTATTAAATACTCACTTTAACCTCGGGGAGTTTGCTGAAATGTTTTCTCACTAGTTTCTTGGCTTGCATGTTTTTTTCAAGTATGACAGCACGAACTGCTgaactgtaagaaaaaaattgTATCAAGTGGCTCATATCATAAATTATTTGGAATACTAAAAACTAAAATTCAAAAATTTTGTGCACATTTTTGTTACTAATGACCATTCAAACTGTGACAATATGTACATTGTATCTTCTTCTGTTTACTCCTGCTCTTTGGCCCTATATACCTCAGTGTCTGATTTAGATGTTATATGTAACTATCTACTTCTAGCATCTTAAATCACTTACTGATCATCAGATTCCAAATCTTCAATATCATCTGACTTGGTGCAGATAAAGTGAATGTACTGACACTCGCCACCATGTCCCATGAGGCTGCTGGCACTTTTCAGGATTTCCCAGGCTtctttctctgctgctgctcgATTTATTTCAGTCACAATCCACACAGTAGAACAACTTCCAACAACCTAAAGGGGCATAATAGCAAGTTAATTATGACAAATTGTCAGTGCTTTGTAACAACATGGTGATGTTGTTATCCAAATAACTCAACAAAGAGCATCTCATGTAAATTAATTACCTGTCTCCACATTTTATCTCTGCTCTTGTTACGGTCCCCATTTCCAGGAAGATCCACAATTGTGATATGCCGGAGAAGATCCTTATTGGGCACCTTGATAGTTACACACTTCACTAGTGGCCAGTACCACCTATTTCCTTCTCCATCTTCTGAGTCACTTCTTGTGTATTTGACAAATTTTGCAGATAGCTCTTTAGCCTGCAATACAAAGTCAGATTAGGGCTAAGCAAGGCAATTTCATTTATATGAACAAACTCAAATAATTAAGTGCTTTACAAATTGCATACAACAATTATAACATAAAAGTACATAAAAaagtacataaaaaaagaagagcaacTATAATCTACCTAACTATCAACGAAAGGCACAACAAAAGCAAAATGTTAAAGTTATATTCATAAAAAGTAAATAACAAACCAGAAGTTGAGACAAAATTTCAGGTTAAGTTTTTAAGTTTAAATTTAAACATGATCAGATTTTGACAGTGCCTAGTATTATCCGGCAGGTTATTACAGGTCTGTGTATCATAGAAGAATAATGCAGTTTTCCTGTGCCTCGAAAGATCGATGACttactgtaagtgtttttgAAGGTTTAATAATAATGCATGTATGAAACACAATTAGGTCCTAATCCCATAAGTggtagtattttgaaatcaattatcAGGCTAACTAGTAATAAGAGCAGGATAAAGGCATAATGGTAATTAAAGGACTTTGAGGCTGCGGACTTTGCTGCTCATGAAGAACTTAATCAAAAGGTGTAAATTAGCCACTTTCTCTGTTCTCACTTATTCAAAACTGAGTTACACGTTTTAATGTGAACCATTCAAAAAAGTTTAATGTTATAACCATAACAATGGTTCATGTTATAACAAGACAAATAGCCTAGTATATTGTTAGAGTGTGATACATTTGTATGCTGACCAATTTTTTCCTGTTGTACAAGAGGTTAAACATGAAACATATTAGAAAATTTAAAACCTATTGTTAGAACTATAAACCTTTTAAGTTATAACATGATCAGTGCGTGGCAGCAATACCAGTCATTTATATATCATATGTCATgtttataaattaaataaacctcAATAACTGAAAATGTATCACATTTTACTCTGTCAGAGAGGCAAGAATGCTTTCTATGAAGTGATCAATATGAGATTTCTTTTCTTACTTACTGATTCACACGTCAACCTCTTCTTCTTGGAAATGAGAAATTCTTGAATTTCTTTGAAATGTTTGTTATCCATGAGGTTTTCAACAGATTTGTTCTTCCATTCTTCTCCATACAGCGCTGACAGCTTTTCCTCAGTGTCATGAcaatcctcttcctcttcctgacTATTTTCCTGATCTGCATTATCCCGGAGAAAATTTAACAAGGACCATAGCTCATCTCTCCactcctaaaaaaataaaataattcactTTAATTTGATGACATGGGATGCATCAGCAACTGGATTGTTGCAGTGACTTTACAACACAAGCTTCAAGTAAACACACAGTCCGCTCATTTTACCTCTTTTGTAATAAACTCAATGTCTGCCACATATTTTTGGTTCTCCTTGTTAGCCTCGACTTTAATCATGACTGATGTACATGCACTGACACTTCCAGAGGGCAAGAGATTCTTCACTCCAATGACGGCATTTATCAGAGAACTCTTTCCAGCCCCGGTTTTACCAAAGACACCGATCAACTCCCTCTTGTCTGTCTCCAAATCAAGTATTTTCTTCCTGTAAAAGAGTTTAAACACGGATAAAATAATTAGATTAGAAACTTAatttctgccaaacaacaatgTTGTTGGTAATTGTTTTGACATGACAGCATGGTAGCACAGTTCCAgtacagaaaaagaaacaagcaaacacaaacaaaataataagtCAGAATATACATCTGTCTATGAACAGCCTACACAAGCAGCTATAGTCAATATTCTTATATTAACAATGGTTGATGAAACCACACAGAATTATCACAATACTTTGCAGTTCCCTTCAGCTCGACATGGCTTTATACCATCTTTTGCTCATTGCGTCGGTTTTTCAGCCTTCAACTTAATTTTGGCCCACACTCATCTGACTTGATTTAAGccaaaaagctctgataaatcACTGTGGTACTTGTCCAGCATTTAATGGCAGACTCACAAAAATAGAATATAGCTTGTGAGCATTAaggcatttagcagctaaagagcctgATGTTGCTGTGGCTTTGTAATGTGGCAGGGCTCAGTACTTCTGTTTATGCCAGAGATATACTTGCTTATTACCTATGCATTTGCGTAGACATCGAGCTGCGTCGTGAATGGAATTGTTCTCATACTTGCATACATGTGTTACTGGAGGATTCAACTAGAGGGCACTCCAAAGAATTCAGACTGTATAGAACTTCTGGATTTGCATATTGTAAACATACATGGCGACACTCAAGGAGGTTATTATATTAATTTACTGCACAAAAAGTGACACCAGCAACAACATTGACAATGGCGAGTATGTTTTTTTTCGGCACTACCGCAACCGTTCACGTTAAGGGTGTTGAAAGTATCTATTTCTATGATGCATCACGATGCTGACGTAGACAATTCTGCATCCATGCAGTGACCAaccataatcgattatagcctactgatattgcttgttgattttttttgtttttgtcttatgaagctcagcgcaaattctttcaggaagacgtcattaacccaatcactattcattcttaaatcaaatcagctgtttagaAGTGAcgctttcagttaaaccaattaGAGTGGCCACgaaattcaagggccaatcacagcctacaactctgctttaaatctgttctctccctgtgctgtcagctgtcgttgcAGGCAAAGTgctcgaccctcctcctcccctgccacCTCCAGTCTTCGTGTTTCTCCCAGCTGACCGCTCTgttgcctcttcggtccggtctctggtctctttctCCGCCACCGccagtgtctaggctccatcCGGGGATTATGTTCCTATTCTCTACcccattataaatatattaattcgatggagtctaatctctaaaagactttgtacatttcatattatacagttgtacaataaatacttttgcatatctgcaaacgaagtctctcctgattgaattgtcTACTGTTTTcagactctgctacattcagaagtgtcttttttaaaagaggatacaataaaaaggggtCATTATTATATATCTGACTGCATGAATTTGTTGACTTTTTGTAGTAACAATAATATTGAAGAGGGGAAATCGTTGGTAATCACATCAAActgtgagaccagtgaagattctgAGGAGGTGCACAACCAACGCTCCCAATGGATGCAGAACATGAGGCAGCCATTATGCGAACGCTAAATTAAAAGCAAGTATATCTCCAGCTTAACTCGTCAGTCAGACTTTGAATAGTTTCCGGATGAAAATGATGTCCTCACTGCTGTTTGTTTCAACAGGTAACAACTCTGTCATGTCTCGTCCCtgtgtcaagtttctgtgttttgtgttagttgtttccatttcctgttttattttgtagtttctCTGTTCTTCCATctgttgtcttgttttacttcctgtcttctaCTTTCCTGCCTGATTACCTGTCCCTGCCCCTATTTGTGTTGCACCTGTGTCTCGTTGTCTCCCCTGtcttgtgtatttaagttcagGCTTTCCTTTTCTCCTGGGCGAGATTGTCTGTTTACCATGTGTACAGcttttgagtgttttccctgtGTTCCAGTGTTCTTATTTCCTAGTAAGTTTTTGACCCATTGCCTGTTTTGACTCTGCCTTAGCCTAGCGATTTTGTACCTCTGCCTTCCCTGACTTCTGCTTGTTTATGGATCTCGCCCCTTGGATTCTGTTTTGGACACTGTTACCTGGTTTTGGAATAAACCCATTTGTGAACTTTACTCTCCTGAGACATGCATTCTGGGTCCATTCCCTGTTGAGCGTGACAAACGCTCTCTTAGCATTACTTGCTCCACAAGACTGTTAACAAACCACAAATTATGAGCCATGCTTTTCcatgctttttctctttttatgaTAAGTTATGCTAGCAAgattcaaagtcaataacattgctTACGgttgaaaaacaaatacaatttgacagtatgtttaaCAACATAAGCTAGTTATCCAGCCATGCCATTGTCACCAAATTATCAAGATTTTAACGAACAAATAATCTACGTATACTGTCGGCCGCAACCTGAAGTAGTAAGTTGAACAGCGAATGGGATGTGAGATAACTGTTATAGTGAAACAAAGTAAGGTCAGTGTAATTTACTTCTTGCAGCTTGCTATACTTACTATAACTATAACTTGCTAtacgccatcctgtggtgttcagaggaggAGACACTGAAGGACTACACTtagtgttttaaataaaatgttagctTGTTATGTTGCTAATAAGTTGTAAACGAGACACATTCATTTGGAACAGTGAACAGACAGCTTCACTGCAACTACTTTAAGTGTCCTAcattgattttaaatggatacCCCACCAAAGTATTCAcaccagaccatggtataacaaAGAATATGGATTAAACTGAATACTTACTTCAGGAATTTATTGAGCTTGTTGTCTTGGTTAGGTATTTTCTGTTGGACAAACTTCATGATCTCTTTCACATCACAGAGTATGGTTTCTTCTGTCagaataaaaggaaagaaatatTCAGCAGGAACCAGTGTATCAAGTAAGCAGTAATGCataataatttgttttgttctataaaaaaaagagtgtaGAGAGTAAAAGAATTTAAAGTGCAAGAGGCATGGCATCCACTTTAGGATGCTTTACAGTGTAACATTAGGCTTACTGTTGCTATAAATACCTGCAGTTTGATTTACATGTATGGCATGTGTAACATGTATGCTATTGACGGTTTGAAGTGTCCTGATAAGATTTTAACTGACATTCAATGGGCaagtatttattttctgtaGCCATGATATAGAAACAGACATTTGCTAGTAAAAATTACATCACAAAAATGCGCTACTGTTTAAAACGTAATATAAATACCTGGGTAAGTCACATGTCGTCGTTTTCTTGTCGGTGATTGCCAATTGCTGGACTCGCCCAGAAGATCCAACTTTCTCTTCCCTTATTGACattattttgaattgaaaaaaaaacaaacaaagtttgTTGCATGTGATCTCACAAAATTAAAAGATGTACTCAATATAGTTGCTTAGTCAAAGCAAGATATTAGTGCCTTGAAAAGACTAATGAACTCCACATATAATCAATACCTTTATCACTGGTGTCACTGGTGGATGGAAAAACCTGGGGATGAACAGGGACATTTGTCTCTTAAAACAGTATTTGATcaagacattatattcacacAGGCTTAAACACTAGGGATGGACCATATATCGGCCTGCCCGATTATCGGGCCCGATTTATTTAGCTACTTGCAAATTATCTGTATTGGTGTTTAATTTTATAACCAATGAagttatttaattaaaaagtgcaCCACTTTGGCTCCTCTACAGCTCTGTAAGCTGTCTGCAACACTTGCAAACAAACTGTTAACATGTTAAAACTtcaggaagtttttttttatttttaccttgTATTAAGTTTAAAGTTTCAGTTTTATTAATAATTGCttgaagcatttaaacaaacttttgtgttggagtttgtaacattccaaaagaAATTtgattttactgtaaatgcatatcagttccaaatatcggttattggtttcattaactactaataatagGTATcatatcggccttgaaaaaccaaTATCTTTAAAGATCTATTTGGCCCTTGGGGAAAACTAATTTGGGAACATGCCTTAGAATAGATGATACCTATGTGTATGAAACTGTATTCAACTTACCTGAGCAGGAGAATTAACTGGTACCAGATTTGTTGAGTTTGGTTCCTAtagtgacaaaataaaatagttgCAAATGCATTATAGTTAAGAAATGTTCTAGTAAAAGCTCTTGTTAACTTTTCAATGAGAtttgtgtattatttgtgtaaattgtctTCACAGTTGTTGGGGATTTCCTCCTCTGTGTCCCCCCTTTTGGGACAATGTGTCTGACTCCAATAAAAGACCTACAGTATATATGCTCACACATTCGTTAAACTGGTATTACAGTGATCCTAAGCAAGAGCCAAATAAGACGATAAGATAAAGTCAAATACATTAATTTAATCAGTGTTTAAAAATGCATGATAGCATTGCGTCAATGGTAGGTTTCTATGTGCTGTGACTCCTTTTTTCATCCCGCCATGATTAtagtttttttcatgttttttgttgttgccattTTAACAAACAAAGTTTTGACTATAATCTACCAGTCACATTTTTTTGGCACTGAGGACAACAGAACCTTTGACCTCTGTGACATTATGAACCAAACATGGAGAAGCAATTAAGTtgtaaataaagttgccttgccttgcctcacCTTTAATGCTGCAATAGGACAAAGTCTGATATCTTCTGCAAATGCCTTTACTGTATAACTAACTTCATATTGATCTGAAGAGCCTATGGATAGTTCCATCATGAAGAGCACAAAAAGAGCTTTAAAATTATAGTATATTAaattaataacaacaataacaacaacatttCTTATCAGAATAAATTTTACTAGTTTACTTgcttgtttgagtgtgtgtgtgtgtgtgtgtgtgtgtgtgtgcgtgtggctgATAAAAAACATATTACCCTGAGCATCTGGAGATACTCATTCATGCACTTGTACACTAAATACTACAGAGACAACCagcatcttgtgtgtgtgtgtgtgtgtaaataataATAGGGTGAGGCTATTTCCACCGCTgctacaattagcagtgtatgctattcgtaccctggtgcaattagaaattagtgctattcgtaccccgccGATGCagacagcaatgtgttctattaataccccgtctggtataaatatcaatgtatgctatttgcacccttgtgcatttacagtaccttggcatatatttacacacttttatccatactactcatgtattacacctttttggaatattatcgccctgacattcttaccctaaccataaccaatcccactcttgcctaaacctaaccaacccaaccagaggaggcatattcatgagtcttcctcTACCACCCTGCAAATTGTTTTTGCGTTTGCAGGCCCTGACTTGcacaattgcatgcaaattatccaatccaaaataaaaaaaaaaagatcacctCACTGGGGAATCAGACTCCAGACTCCCAGACCAAAGCTCAATGTTCTAACCACTCACATAGCAGCTCTTACAGAATGTTGTACAACTGTTTACTacttggtgtcttcaagcctcggttgctaggtaacgatacctagcaaccgaggcttacaaaaaataggtactaaccatagatatatacactatggGTACTAACAAACTAATGGTTTAATGGtctaatttattttgtttcaagAGAGCTTTTTTTCTGTGGCCCTTGGCTTGGCATGCTTGACATAATTTGGCCCTTGGGGAAAACTAATTTGGGAAAACTAATTTGGGAACATGCCTTAGAATAGATGATACCTATGTGTATGAAACTGAATTCAACTTACCTGAGCAGTCAAATTAGCTGGTACCAGATTTGTTGAGTTTTGTTCCTCCTAGTGACAAAAGAAAATAGTTGCAAATGTGCCTCGCCCGGAGAACTTTTAACCTACACCTTTATGACTGCACGCAACTCTGTTGCAATGAGCACAAAACACTATCAATCATAATCTCTTATGGAGATTTTGgtctttttatttctgtatcacacctatgactttttaacataaaataatCTACAGTGCAGAATCTTACCTTTAACAAGTTGAGTCTCTTCTTGAATCTTGCCCTTGGTCCCACTTTTGGGATCAAGTCAGCGATTTCTTGA
This window harbors:
- the LOC120574972 gene encoding nuclear GTPase SLIP-GC-like isoform X2, giving the protein MDDFVRNKLREWGFSELKEKFKDEGIDTESLYALGDQEIADLIPKVGPRARFKKRLNLLKEEQNSTNLVPANLTAQEPNSTNLVPVNSPAQVFPSTSDTSDKGKRKLDLLGESSNWQSPTRKRRHVTYPEETILCDVKEIMKFVQQKIPNQDNKLNKFLKKKILDLETDKRELIGVFGKTGAGKSSLINAVIGVKNLLPSGSVSACTSVMIKVEANKENQKYVADIEFITKEEWRDELWSLLNFLRDNADQENSQEEEEDCHDTEEKLSALYGEEWKNKSVENLMDNKHFKEIQEFLISKKKRLTCESAKELSAKFVKYTRSDSEDGEGNRWYWPLVKCVTIKVPNKDLLRHITIVDLPGNGDRNKSRDKMWRQVVGSCSTVWIVTEINRAAAEKEAWEILKSASSLMGHGGECQYIHFICTKSDDIEDLESDDHSAVRAVILEKNMQAKKLVRKHFSKLPEVKADKRTNVCTVLVEKMKRDLDEVRKPMQETLEAFEKCLSEGVEKSKGSYEKVLKSVLHPGTMKGGAFHKILKCVVENGGTHKPKKGKQINLNGKLASCLTDSIDEEFKKTFPNDGTCGPFNGALNKFSLVTKSLIEKYKDVELQLIFLQTEVEKVKTKLNKVIRERKKTIYSSLTTTIEEFMQECYDKAAEFRGEGSLKNMRDMIEKHVRDAKNIMFERAKDEMMNQLRDLMEEILEDLEKTMQESIVLSLSTDGDSIPDVTEELQMVKSHYNELMGNPNEEPSQAFAEPLGPASAVIVIQ
- the LOC120574972 gene encoding nuclear GTPase SLIP-GC-like isoform X1, whose amino-acid sequence is MDDFVRNKLREWGFSELKEKFKDEGIDTESLYALGDQEIADLIPKVGPRARFKKRLNLLKEEQNSTNLVPANLTAQEPNSTNLVPVNSPAQVFPSTSDTSDKGKRKLDLLGESSNWQSPTRKRRHVTYPEETILCDVKEIMKFVQQKIPNQDNKLNKFLKKKILDLETDKRELIGVFGKTGAGKSSLINAVIGVKNLLPSGSVSACTSVMIKVEANKENQKYVADIEFITKEEWRDELWSLLNFLRDNADQENSQEEEEDCHDTEEKLSALYGEEWKNKSVENLMDNKHFKEIQEFLISKKKRLTCESAKELSAKFVKYTRSDSEDGEGNRWYWPLVKCVTIKVPNKDLLRHITIVDLPGNGDRNKSRDKMWRQVVGSCSTVWIVTEINRAAAEKEAWEILKSASSLMGHGGECQYIHFICTKSDDIEDLESDDHSAVRAVILEKNMQAKKLVRKHFSKLPEVKKHFNEECFKVFTVSSKEFQKKKRLESDDTEIPKLRAFLKDLNDCHSETFNYVSGAFGVLSLIQGARCQEGADKRTNVCTVLVEKMKRDLDEVRKPMQETLEAFEKCLSEGVEKSKGSYEKVLKSVLHPGTMKGGAFHKILKCVVENGGTHKPKKGKQINLNGKLASCLTDSIDEEFKKTFPNDGTCGPFNGALNKFSLVTKSLIEKYKDVELQLIFLQTEVEKVKTKLNKVIRERKKTIYSSLTTTIEEFMQECYDKAAEFRGEGSLKNMRDMIEKHVRDAKNIMFERAKDEMMNQLRDLMEEILEDLEKTMQESIVLSLSTDGDSIPDVTEELQMVKSHYNELMGNPNEEPSQAFAEPLGPASAVIVIQ